atcacataagtcctttttgcccatttttgtatttacctttgtcagtgtttgtttgagccatttcggggaccatggacctataacattaagctccaataaattgaaactaaataattaaactctttaattataatagttaatttattaattatgatatttctccactataaattcagaattgcactctttatgttatagatatacttttatagaaatattttcttaagtcgtccattgatgtaactatcttacaatagttcaaccctctaattaattaattcataaattagaatggaaggattaccattttacctttctaatttacttcttattccttaagtaccattaattcactagtgaataattaatctataatctaattatagatttgagctcaaaatcattaagttccagaattaacccttaagggaactaatatacgatccgttaggaaagattagtttccgtattgttgatacatgttcccagccatccatgatattaaatctccaaaacaaaagtcaatagcctcattctttgaagagaccttaacgaatgaatcaaaagatttaataaacatgaacatgagttcatgaacactcaggatttaggttgatgtataaatgatcatcagttatgatatgaattacaagtctttattgttaaatggtttttggataaagacttttattcatatcggtccatgtcatatataatcatattatataaagcacctttaccgagatgtcttaccacatcaataattcgaatatagattatttgtatcattatgatactcaataaaccgtacttacaactccaatcaaagaattccataactttaatttgttgttgttgactatttttattcattcatgtgatcttaattctctcgtactaatacaagatcacatcctcaataatgaatatggaatttttctgatatttacaaaattattcaaacaataatttaacaatctaaatataacaataataataaaccattgtatttatttattcacagaaaaaacaaatgtcttttacatgcttttaggacacactcctaacaagtTTTGTTTTAGGTTTGGAACTGTGATGAATTTTGGTGGGATAAGCTTGGAAAAATGTAGGAAAATGGTGGGGAATTATGGGTTTTTGGGCTTGAGCTGCGGctctgttcttcaggcgtcgcgaccCGTGTATGCGAAAAGGCTGGGAGATTCTGATTTTGGCCAAGCGTCATGGCACAAGTTGAGGCGATCCGCAACCCGCGTCCCCCAGAAGAGAGCCTCGGAGCTCTCTGATCTGTAGCGCACCGTGACCCTATGGGGCTAGGCCGCGACCCTAATTAAAAAAGTAGCCAAAAtagatctttaagcttgggaactcaaacctaagtgctcaagaaggattctactactcggtttagtagaattcgaggtcctggaggctagtatgttattttgaaggTTGTAAtcggtttaggttttaatggttatttattaatacgctgtgactaggttatactgcaAGGGCTCAAGGACAGGAATCGTACTCGGGGCTGCCATACACTAGCTActtgggactcgaggtaagaaaattgcacccgggtTATGATTGGGGCATAAACCCCTATtaataaatatgttatgaatgtgaacatatctgtatctgagaatatctggataggcatgcttgtatacgctgccattgattacttgttgtgcattgtgcatttgtgattatatctgtttacaggccgacctaagggtgctggggGCCGATAGTGTTGgttttttatagatcaaatcagagattatacgcagcggaacaacaatcaaaattgttaatttaatcccacaagatttctagatctacttcttcacatgcatatatatattgaatcaaagacatgaatagaaaattacctcaggtccttccttgctgctatctttttgtatgacaaaatccttgagatctcacaccaagatcttccaaaatgttctcagcacacaaagaacgagtgtgggctcgctatacaaaataattggcaaaatctatttatcagatattctcaacacataagatctgataaagtttggacctaagtttgtgaagaacagtgatcgatgcttgtatcactgttctctttctctaagagagatttcaatatatttttctatctctaaaaagttacgttctgaaaaactgatatcctatatttaatatatccaatatattaaaaaaaaataaaaaattagttattttaaacaatttgaaaataactaataagttatcagattatgtttaaataaaaatattttaatcatattacaatatctcattatttatttaatatttaaataattaaaattgtggaaccaagaaactactcagagtctcttattcgtgtagcacagtgactgtgcactgtgctacacgtgtaccacatgccagggatggcatgtgatttttcacaatttttattattatttaaatacaaaaaatcccaaaaataaattaattcaaaattaattatatttttgttaaatcaaataaataattaattacacataattatacaataattatgtttgatgcatagaaaaatattttacttatcaaataagtccttttgcccattttttgtatttacctttgtcagtgtttgtttgagccatttcggggaccatggacctataacattaagctccaataaattgaaactaaataattaaactctttaattataatagttaatttattaattatgatatttctccactataaattcagaattgcactctttatgttatagatatacttttatagaaatattttcttaagtcgtccattgatataacctcttataatagttcaaccctctaattaattagttcataaattagaatggaagaattaccattttacctttctaatttacttcttattccttaagtaccattaattcactagtgaataattaatctataatctaattatagatttgagctcaaaatcattcaattctagaattaacccttaagggaactaatatacgatccgttaggaaagattagtttccgtattgttgatacatgttcccagccatctatgatattaaatctccaaaacaaaagtcaattGCCTCATtttttgaagagaccttaacgaatgaatcaaaagatttaataaacatgaacatgagttcatgaacactcaggatttaggttgatgtataaatgatcatcagttatgatatgaattacaagtctttattgttaaatggtttttggataaagacttttattcatatcggtccatgtcatatataatcatattatataaagcacctttaccgagatgtcttaccacatcaataatccgaatctagattatttgtatcatcatgatactcagcaaaccgtacttacaatcccaattaaagaattccttaacattaatttgttgttgttgactatttttattcattcatgtgatcttaattctcttgtactaatacaagatcacatccttaataatgaatatagaatttttctgatatttataaaattattcaaacaataatttaacaatctaaatataaaaataataataaaccattgtatttatttattcacagaaataaaaaatgtcttttacatgcttttaggacacactcctaacaaataGCAAGTGTGCGGAACGCAGCCCGGCTTAAGGGTGCCGGGGTCGACTATAAGACAAGAGGACTCGACCTAAGGGCACCGGGCCTGGAAATTATACAATAAACATAAGTGTGGTTTGCACTTAACTATttctattgattgatgagtttggtttatGCATTTGACTGAGCTGAATGTTACTGGCGGTTGGTTTCTTATATCCTGTATTGATTGAATCTAATGATTTATGTTTATTGATTTAATActattgcctagttgtgcatgttggtctaagttttcttgctgagctttcgCTCattggtgctacgtggtgcaggtaagggaaagggatagccggaccagccatgagttggagagcttcaatggtggtgtgtacatatgcagcctacccGATTGCCATGACAGGgatagcctgggaggaactagggttgaaccttgtattgccgcttaggacggctaattGTATTACATTTATCTTTTATCAGGCTATAATCGATTTTTGGgttcccgtgtataaacttaatatttttaatgaaaaataatcattttgttgaccaaacctTTTGATATTTGACCTTGACTTagtatttaattacacatttaagtccaaatgactcgcttagcgagttaagcactattttaaacacatagtgtaacagtcttggttaaccagggcattacaatatatGCATTATCTACTTATTTAAATCGAATTTATGAGCTATtttgatagggtctggcccttgactactgcatgCACGTTAAAGATGTGCTTATAAGCACAAAAGTCACTAGTAAATGTTGTAGGAATGCTTATAAGCCTCATTATTACTTTTGAATGTCAGGAATGCTTATTAGCGCTGCTATATGTGCATGTATGCCAGGAGCTACTTATTAGCACCATTAAAATGTTAaaaggaatgcttattagcattgttattgcttttgaatgttagaaatgcttaatagcattatgttatgtATGAAAGTCAGGatcgtgcttattagcattgttaatgcttgtgaatgttaagAACGTGATTATTAGCACTTTttttgagcatgaatatgaatcaccatgcttattagcatgactgtataTGTGTGAGAATAttaggatgcttattagcattgacaTTGCTTGTGAATGAAAAAGGAAGCGCTTATTAGCAatattatatggacatgtaggtcaggacatgCTCATTAGTGCAATTATAGATACATGTAAGCTAGGAAATGCTTATCAGCCCTATTAAATGTTAACGAAAGGCctattagcattgctatttgtCTGTAAATGTCAGAATAGACTTATTAACATCGTTAATTGTTTATGAGTGCCAAAAAATTCTTATTAGCACCGTTACTTGTTTATAAAtgttaggaagtgcttattagcaccatgtttggatatgaatatggattgacatgcttattagcatgattgttgagTGTGAACGTTTGTTTGTTCGGTCTTGAGTCGTAGGGCAGCAAGagatttagttattactacctaattgGACGAATTGATTACTGCAACAAGGTGCATGTTCGAAGTATGCTTCTAGGGCAGTCATATCTGTAAGCTGGCCAGGGAATACAGGCTGAAAATGATAATTAGGGTTagacccctccgccagctcctgaaaactggaaacaggtgcttgctgatatgcaagctaggctgcAAAGGCAAGAAGAAGAGATTTGCCAATTTAGGCAACAACAAGTTCCAACAGGGAACGCTGTGTCAGAGGCCCCACTTGCTATTGCAGTACCAGCCGTACAACATCAGTCAGGGACAGAGAACCATTGGGAGTTGTTATATGAACGATTCAGGAAGTAGCACCCTCCGATTTTTTAAGGTAGCGTAGATCctcaaggcagagcagtggatgagcatgattgcATTCATCCTAGACTTCAAGAGGATTGTGGGCaacgagagagtggcctgtgccacgtatatgttttaGGAGTATGGCCAAAACTGGTGGGAGGTAGTATGCCCGACTAAGGGCATTAATACCTTGgcttgggaagagtttaaaacTCAGTTCAATGAACAATATTATAATGAGGCAGTTAGGGCTGCAAAAGCTAAAGAGTTTAGTAAATGGCTGCAAGGGAATATGATAGTGGCAGAGTATTCACGGAGGTTTGGTAGATTAGCCAAGTTCATTTCAGACTTGGTGCTTaccgatgggacaaggaaggaaagattcctttagGGGTTGCAGTCTATGATAgcccactactacaaaattgacgtGGGAAgatggttttaaaccgtcgtATGGACTCTCATACGTCGGTTCTAATACCGTCATCTcatgcaatgtcatgccatgtaaagcACGAAACAACGGTTTAAATAAAAGTGTCATCTCCTGTCGTACATGAGACAATGATTCCTATACAAACATTGTCTTTTGTAGTACATAAGACGATAGTTTCTGTGCAAGCGTCATCCACTACAGTAAATGAGACGACAGTTCCTACTCAAGCGTTGTTCTCTTGCAAtacatgagatgacaatttatgtgcaagcatTATCCCTGCAATACATAAGATAACAGTTTTGTGGAAACCGACGTCCCATGTAGTATATGAAATttttttcatttctctattttcaaccactatattcattcataatttctTGTTTAATTACAACATAGTCCAGACAGGATCAACAGGCGGACAAAATCAATAGAACTCAAtatgttccaaatctaaaaattacaagATCAGAATATACACTTACAATAACTATGTAAGTGCTAACTAATAACtacaattagtatattttttaattctgatTTCAAAAGCCACTCTAGCTATGACTCACCCGCTCAAGAAGCTTGGCTGCCCATTCATTTCGAGTTTCATTAATTTCACCAAGTGTATGTATTCTTCCCAccacactacaaaacacaaaataaaaaactaaatcaGAAATTAAATTCAATAGAATTATAGttcaataattataaatacaattaaattacTAGTTAGCCATCACATGAGTGTCTCATTCAAGCAATAGTCCTTCATCATCCTTGTGATATAAAATCCGCACTCTACTGACGATGTTTGACGAGGGCAATTGACTATTTTccacttgtaattttttttcattctttCATGTCTTTCGTTTAATGTGTGAAAAGACACTATATATACATCAATATGAAGaccatattaattttttatttccatatcAAATGACCATATTATATTCTAAAATAAGTTTCAAATATATTACCTGTTCATAAGGTTCTTCAAATCATTTGGAGGAGATTTTCTAAGTGGATCAAGATAGTAACATGTATGGTCATCTGGATCAATGATCACTAACATCCAGTGACGTCTGGATTTAAAACAAAGTTATTAAAACAAACATCATATGGTATAagtaatattaatattaaatgaaaattttacttaCAAGAAATGGTATGGCATTAACCAAGTTTGACCCATCACTGTGTTATTGATACGCTCTGAGATAATTTCAGCCTGATTATCCATATTTGCCCCAATTCTCGATGACCACGATGGCTCAATGAAACTAAAAAAGTGTGATATCTCTCTATCGCACAACTCAGAATATATTATACTACATACATGAAAGTTAATGATATTATATTTATACTTAAAAAGAAACTAAATTAtataatgtttattaatttaaaatttacctAATATAGAATGAAATGCAAGACGCGCCGATTTCTTCCATAAGTCCAAAGTGTATTATATCCTCATGTGAGATATATAAGGTATATTGTTCGCCCATAATATTGGTCTCCATAAGAATGTCAATCATGAATCCTGGTTCTACATACTTAACTGAACCCAGAAGTATCTTAAAAAACATGGGAAGTCTAGTGGGAACCTTGAAGATAATCGGCGACTTACAAGCCATACTTGATCCTACCACTTCTTGAGTAGTGGGAAGCTGTTGTGGAGGATGTTTTGGGTCTTGTGTTGTCAGACAAGCTGGTGAAATCCACTTTCTCATTAGTCACTTGGGTTCCTTCACAATAAACATAGAAAGGTTAgataaaaaaatcacaaaatacatTCAATTTTCTATCAAAGCTTTTGTTACCTGTTAATGATCATAAGTAATGATCAGATGCGATGGCCAAGCAACATAACTATTGACCGCATGAACCACAAGAGTCATCTCATCCCCAAATGAAATAGGTAGTTTCGCACTCCCATCTAGACATTTATCAACAACCACGTGATAGTTACCAGGTGCTAAACTTTTCTCATGTACATTGCCTTTGGTAGCCACCACTCGTCCAAGAGCAACAACATcaccactgtaacgccctacctccttaaagccgttactaagtgagtttgaatacgtgctttcatctcgctaatcgaggttttagatcaaacagtgtaattaagcgaTAAACAGAGAGGAAACCTTAGAAATATCAacttccatagaaaatcataaaaggtttacacttgggatcccaaaatacagtttagaaatgtttacaacataatAATTAAACtaggtcgactagacgacaaaatcaaagtttatttacaagcatctcccaaaatcctctggccgtggcggccaggctggccgaacatgtacacatcgcctcacgcctgctgtactcatggttggttgatcacctctgtaccctttacctgcaccacagagcatttgtgagccgaagcccagcaagagaacccacaagcagataacatatgcatcacatatattgaacatataaacatgccaccaatggctaaacatgtacgacctagccatcccaggcatttaccaagccctgggtctgcggaccatgccgtgaggatatcccaggtatccttctggggactcgccctggcaactcgcactccacgtgctcagcgctgcttccggcccctttgccgttctcggccttgcactcattgtgcccaacgccgttctcggcacttcgccgttctcggtctttcgccgttctcggtctacaccgttcccggcccaagccgaccattcacatcataattcacaaagcataacAAGCATACATAGAGTTCTaacataatcagataaagggctacgccccacagttctaacatattgggctcggccctgcatattaatccattca
This genomic interval from Humulus lupulus chromosome 8, drHumLupu1.1, whole genome shotgun sequence contains the following:
- the LOC133798126 gene encoding uncharacterized protein LOC133798126 — its product is MRKWISPACLTTQDPKHPPQQLPTTQEVVGSSMACKSPIIFKVPTRLPMFFKILLGSVKYVEPGFMIDILMETNIMGEQYTLYISHEDIIHFGLMEEIGASCISFYISIIYSELCDREISHFFSFIEPSWSSRIGANMDNQAEIISERINNTVMGQTWLMPYHFLRHWMLVIIDPDDHTCYYLDPLRKSPPNDLKNLMNSVVGRIHTLGEINETRNEWAAKLLERVSHS